The following DNA comes from Cheilinus undulatus linkage group 4, ASM1832078v1, whole genome shotgun sequence.
gtggttgaatgttatgcttgattcatttctgacttctcagagtaGCCCAgggagctggctcaaatttgtgtgagttcagtttgaaattcctcattcctgttcaaaatggtaaaacgtggagagctcactgaaaatgaaaaattttgcacaaaatttTTTAGCATGACTAAAGTGTGAGCCAAAGTTTTTCCAAAACTCCTGAGTCCTGATAGAAAGAAATGCAATGCAACGCAAAattgtggagacattttggaacaaattgaAGGGAAACACCGTTTTTAGAGAGGTGCTTCAACTTGAAGCTTCTTGCATCTAACCACAGGATCCTATGGGTAGCTATATGCATGAAACATCATAAGGACTGACACTAAATCACATAAATCATATGCCGTATGATCTTCTCGTCACCTCTATGATATGAATGGCATCTTTGTAGaaaaatgtcaatttatttGTGTAATAAATTCATTCTTGAGTCTTACATCTCAACACTAGCTAGGTTTTATGTATGTTTATCTCACccttattttttccttttttcagtcatggcATGAAAAGAGTCACAGAGGCACATGCTCTACATTCCTGTAGTGATGTAGTTTAAAACTGGTGATGGACTTCAGAGCTTACGACACACAGTATGCAGAGCTTGTTAGCTTTGAAACATCATTGTAGTCCACCACAGATATACAAGTGTCTGGTCTCTATTTCAAAAGAAAGAGAATTTAATTCTGAACTTAAAATACAATATCGGTTTAATCTTTTACCAACTGTTCAATACACAAAGTAAAAGCTATTCATCCATTAAAATATCATGGTATCTGAAGTTGGAGACAGACTTTGTACCCTGAGAAATGAGGAAGAAGGCAGGTTTGATAGTTCttttttaattagaaaaaagcaTGACCTTTGATGTGTTTGCGGTTACAACAATACATCTTATGCCTTTGATACCTTAGTGCATTTTTTTATATcacacattaacatttaaaaaaataaaaaaatgactcaaactCTGTGTCATAAGCCATGAAAGCAAACAAAATGTTCATTGCTTATGAcctaaacaggaaaaaaataaagtcatcaaAATGTGTCAAACCTTTGAATGCTGTTATGatgaaatattcaaacaaactTAACAATCCTGGTGTGATGCACACGTAACTAAACAGTCTTAAAGGCAGATGGGACTTAAGTAAGACCATTCTAGTGCAGCTTATCTAACAGCTTCAGAGGCGGTGCCTTTCTCCTGATACTCAGAGAATCATGGGAAACTTAATGAACATATCACCTGCAGATGTTAGGTGACATGTTGAAGTTGTGCAGCATCACCCTGTTTCTGTTCCCTCTCCCTGAAGAAGCCTCTTTGCTCATTGATGGCTTTCTGTAAAAGGGCAACGTTAACTCCATCGACACAGTTGAACACACGAGCACGAACCATCGCGCCGACATCTGGCAGGAGAGATGATAAAGGTGAAGACAGATGTTAAAAGCTACTCTCctgagtgtatttttaaaaagtgaagcaATAAAGATTATATTAGATGAGCGTATCTTGACATGACTGTTTTTAAACAGTAGAATATCCATATTATATTTTAACACATggttgctttatttttttttgccatccaG
Coding sequences within:
- the ten1 gene encoding CST complex subunit TEN1 isoform X2; this encodes MLPGAAVFHFLWEINSGALKEGESVRVFGRLSCYQPEESRATLSAQHASKEHQMSARWFVLVCSTVSMELTLPFYRKPSMSKEASSGRGNRNRVMLHNFNMSPNICR